The nucleotide sequence GTCTGCGTTGATGGGCCTGAATTTGACGGCCATCAGGTCGATTTCAAGGAACTGGTACTGCGCCAGAAGATGTATAATCGCGAAGAAAGACGCGCCATGTGGGATCACGCCTGTAAACTTGAAGCCAAAGCCAAGGCCATGAAGAAGTCGAAGCTCAGGGAAAAGATGCCCGAGCAAGACCCCAAAAATAGGATCCAGAATTTTAGCGAAGTTGCCCTGGGCTATACCCACGACAACGCGCTCAGGGAAGCATCGAGGTGCCTCCAGTGCAAGAACTCTCCCTGTGTTGAAGGCTGTCCGGTCAATGTCCAGATTCCTGCCTTCATCAAGCAGATAAGGGAAGGCGATTTCATGGGCGCCATCCACACGATCAAATCGACAAACAGTCTGCCCGCCGTCTGCGGCCGCGTATGCCCCCAGGAAACCCAATGCGAACAGAAGTGCGTACTCGGAAAGAAAGGACAGCCCGTGGCCATCGGTCGACTGGAACGCTTCGCCGCGGATTATGAGCTGCACAAGGGCGACGTAAGGGCTCCCCAGAAAACGAAAAGCACGGGAAAGAAGGTCGCCGTAATCGGCGCCGGCCCATCCGGGCTCACGGTTGCCGGCGAACTTTCGAAAAAGGGACACGATGTGACGGTCTTCGAGGCCCTGCACAAGGCGGGAGGGGTCTTGGTATACGGTATTCCCGAGTTCCGTCTGCCCAAGGCCGTGGTGCAGCGCGAGGTAGACTATGTTGAGAAACTCGGCGCGAAGATCAAAGTGGACACCATAGTCGGTCAGACCATGACGCTTGACGAACTCTTTGAAGCAGGATTTGATGCGGTCTTTATCGGCACAGGTGCGGGGCTTCCCTATTTCATGAATATCCCCGGTGAAAACCTAAACGGAGTTTACTCGGCAAACGAGTTTCTCACCAGGGCAAATCTGATGAAGGCCTACCTCTTTCCGGAATACGATACGCCGGTCAGAGTGGGTAGCAGGGTCGCTGTAGTAGGCGGCGGGAATGTGGCCATGGATGCGGCAAGGGTCTCTAAACGGCTCGGCGCCAATGTCTATCTCATTTATCGCCGTTCCAAAGAGGAGATGCCCGCGCGGGCCGAAGAAGCTCACCACGCCCAGGAGGAGGGCATAGATTTCAGGCTCCTCACCAACCCGGTAAGGATCATAGGCGATGAAAACGGCTGGGTCAAGGGCATCGAATGTGTGAAGATGGAGCTTGGCGAGCCCGATGCCTCAGGCAGGAGAAGACCGGTTGAGATCAAGGGCTCCAATTATGTAATCGATGTTGATGTAGTAATCATAGCCATTGGCCAGGGTCCGAACCCGATCCTCACATCCACCACGCCGGGGTTGAAGTTGAGAAAGTCAGGCAACATAGAGGCAGACGCCGAG is from Syntrophorhabdaceae bacterium and encodes:
- a CDS encoding bifunctional dihydroorotate dehydrogenase B NAD binding subunit/NADPH-dependent glutamate synthase → MANKETKLNEIVEKRLLAPSITMYKLYVPDIAKKVKAGQFVVVRCDDMAERVPLTVADFDRKQGTITIIFQEVGASTQKLGKFEQGDSLLDVVGPLGKPSHIEKFGTVVCVGGGVGVAPVLPIAKALFEAGNEVISIIGARTKEMLILEEEMKKASTKLYVTTDDGTYGHHGFVTDVLKQVIEEKKKIDLVVGIGPVVMMRAVSDVTRPHNIKTVVSLNTIMVDGTGMCGCCRATIGGETKFVCVDGPEFDGHQVDFKELVLRQKMYNREERRAMWDHACKLEAKAKAMKKSKLREKMPEQDPKNRIQNFSEVALGYTHDNALREASRCLQCKNSPCVEGCPVNVQIPAFIKQIREGDFMGAIHTIKSTNSLPAVCGRVCPQETQCEQKCVLGKKGQPVAIGRLERFAADYELHKGDVRAPQKTKSTGKKVAVIGAGPSGLTVAGELSKKGHDVTVFEALHKAGGVLVYGIPEFRLPKAVVQREVDYVEKLGAKIKVDTIVGQTMTLDELFEAGFDAVFIGTGAGLPYFMNIPGENLNGVYSANEFLTRANLMKAYLFPEYDTPVRVGSRVAVVGGGNVAMDAARVSKRLGANVYLIYRRSKEEMPARAEEAHHAQEEGIDFRLLTNPVRIIGDENGWVKGIECVKMELGEPDASGRRRPVEIKGSNYVIDVDVVIIAIGQGPNPILTSTTPGLKLRKSGNIEADAETGQTSREGVFAGGDIVTGAATVILAMGAGRAAAKAIDEYLAAKTK